One region of Intestinimonas massiliensis (ex Afouda et al. 2020) genomic DNA includes:
- a CDS encoding DUF4358 domain-containing protein — protein MRTRTRVCLLALCAALLTGCGGPTEGAKAYDPAAAAQALLDAKVFDQELEVLDADLAGSYLGLSSEPEEAVVYTSLEGGYEELAVLRMADAEAAAAALGAVQAHVSDRRESEAETQYKPEDLPKLEKALTEQAGNTVLLVVCADYDAAQKALDALGS, from the coding sequence TGAGAACGAGAACAAGGGTCTGCCTGCTGGCGCTGTGCGCCGCGCTGCTGACCGGCTGCGGGGGCCCGACGGAGGGGGCCAAGGCCTACGACCCCGCCGCCGCGGCCCAGGCTCTGCTGGACGCCAAGGTCTTTGACCAGGAGCTGGAGGTCCTGGACGCCGACCTGGCGGGGTCCTATCTGGGCCTGTCTTCCGAGCCGGAGGAGGCCGTGGTCTATACCTCCCTGGAGGGGGGCTACGAGGAGCTGGCGGTGCTGCGGATGGCCGATGCGGAGGCCGCCGCGGCCGCGCTGGGGGCCGTCCAGGCCCATGTATCCGACCGGCGGGAGAGCGAGGCCGAGACCCAGTACAAGCCGGAGGACCTCCCCAAGCTGGAGAAGGCTCTGACCGAGCAGGCGGGGAACACCGTGCTGCTGGTGGTGTGCGCCGACTATGACGCCGCCCAGAAGGCTCTGGACGCACTGGGATCCTGA
- a CDS encoding RNA polymerase sigma factor — translation MNIHTAHNRQLLVDYITAGQADFYRLAYSYVKNRDAALDVVQESIVKALTKIDSLREPAYLRTWFYRILLNESMNYFRRNQRLLSLEDAVWDRGAEDPDPAERLDLHAAIEALSDAEQAVVRLRFFEDLKLEEIAQVTDTNLNTVKSRLYKALKKLRDMTGEEVSDEPADGARQGAL, via the coding sequence TTGAACATCCATACCGCCCACAACCGCCAGCTTTTGGTGGACTATATCACGGCGGGACAGGCCGACTTCTACCGCCTGGCCTACAGCTACGTCAAGAATCGGGACGCAGCTCTGGACGTGGTGCAGGAGTCCATCGTCAAGGCGCTGACCAAGATCGACTCCCTCCGGGAGCCCGCCTACCTCAGGACCTGGTTCTACCGCATCCTGCTCAATGAGAGCATGAACTATTTCCGCAGGAACCAGCGGCTCCTCTCCCTGGAGGACGCCGTCTGGGACCGGGGGGCCGAGGACCCGGACCCAGCGGAGCGGCTGGACCTCCACGCCGCCATCGAGGCCCTCAGCGACGCTGAGCAGGCGGTGGTGCGCCTGCGGTTTTTTGAGGACCTGAAGCTGGAGGAGATCGCACAGGTCACCGATACCAATCTGAACACGGTAAAGTCCCGGCTGTATAAGGCTCTGAAAAAGCTGCGGGACATGACAGGAGAGGAGGTCAGTGATGAACCGGCAGATGGAGCGCGCCAGGGCGCGCTATAA
- a CDS encoding anti-sigma-V factor rsiV: MNRQMERARARYKEVELPAELDFAVASAIRAGDRKRRSRDGLRRTAAVLASCCACFVLLLNVSPTFAQAVEAVPVLGALARVVTVREYRIEDKEHLIDVRLPALENTGNTDLEQRVNTEISTRIQQVLDEAEARARADKEAFVATGGQAEDFIPIIIDVDYEIKCQNGHYLSFVLTKTETLANAYTEYYAYNIDLETGRELTLRDLLGPDWRRIANEAVRAGIDERSQDPANVYFDGSDGIEGFQSIRDDQPFYLNESGSPVVVFSKYEIAPGYMGMQEFEVGSLLPDDA; the protein is encoded by the coding sequence ATGAACCGGCAGATGGAGCGCGCCAGGGCGCGCTATAAAGAAGTGGAGCTCCCGGCGGAGCTGGATTTTGCCGTAGCCTCGGCCATTCGGGCCGGGGACCGGAAGCGGCGCTCCCGGGATGGCCTCCGCCGCACGGCGGCGGTGCTGGCGTCCTGCTGCGCCTGCTTCGTGCTGCTGCTGAACGTCAGCCCCACCTTTGCCCAGGCGGTGGAGGCCGTCCCGGTGCTGGGCGCCCTGGCCCGGGTGGTCACCGTGCGGGAATACCGGATCGAGGACAAGGAGCACCTCATCGACGTGCGCCTGCCCGCCCTGGAGAACACCGGCAACACCGACCTGGAGCAGCGCGTCAATACCGAGATCTCCACCCGCATCCAGCAGGTGCTGGACGAGGCGGAGGCTCGGGCCCGGGCGGACAAGGAGGCCTTTGTGGCCACCGGCGGCCAGGCGGAGGACTTTATCCCCATCATCATCGACGTGGACTACGAGATCAAGTGCCAAAACGGACACTACCTGTCCTTCGTCCTCACCAAGACCGAGACCCTGGCCAACGCCTACACCGAGTATTACGCCTACAACATCGACCTGGAGACCGGCCGTGAACTGACTCTCCGGGACCTGCTGGGCCCCGACTGGAGGCGCATCGCCAATGAAGCTGTCCGGGCCGGTATCGACGAGCGCAGTCAGGACCCGGCCAACGTCTACTTTGACGGTTCGGACGGCATTGAGGGCTTCCAGTCCATCCGGGACGACCAGCCCTTCTACCTCAATGAATCCGGAAGCCCGGTGGTGGTCTTCTCGAAATACGAGATCGCCCCGGGCTACATGGGCATGCAGGAATTTGAGGTGGGTTCCCTGCTGCCGGACGACGCATAA
- the obgE gene encoding GTPase ObgE, whose protein sequence is MPAFVDTAKITVKAGNGGNGAVAFHREKYVAAGGPDGGDGGRGGDILLQVDRHMSTLMDFRYKRKYAAGNGMDGQGRRCSGKDGQDLVIKVPLGTVVRDADTNQIICDMSSAQPFVLARGGNGGWGNKHFATPTRQVPRFAKAGLPGQERQVVLELKLLADVGLVGFPNVGKSTLLSVVSKARPKIADYHFTTLFPNLGVVYVEEGVSFVMADIPGIIEGAHEGAGLGHDFLRHIDRCRLLIHMVDVSGSEGRDPVADFEAINEELRQYSPTLASRRMLVAGNKADIAGDRTLVDRLRAHVEARGMPFFEISAATGQGVRELVFAAARELENLPPIAVYEPDYVPAPPEIDTSGEVRIVHEDDTWIVDGPWLQRLMANVNFGDYESRNWFDRMLRESGLFDRLEAMGIQDGDTVSLYNLEFEYRR, encoded by the coding sequence ATGCCAGCATTCGTGGATACCGCCAAAATCACCGTCAAGGCCGGCAACGGCGGCAACGGGGCCGTGGCCTTCCACCGGGAAAAGTACGTGGCCGCCGGCGGGCCCGACGGCGGCGATGGAGGCCGGGGAGGAGACATCCTTCTCCAAGTGGACCGCCATATGTCCACCCTGATGGACTTCCGCTACAAGCGCAAATACGCCGCGGGCAACGGCATGGACGGACAGGGCAGGCGCTGCTCCGGCAAGGACGGGCAGGACCTGGTCATCAAGGTGCCCCTGGGCACCGTGGTGCGGGACGCCGACACCAATCAGATCATCTGCGACATGTCCTCCGCCCAGCCCTTTGTGCTGGCCCGGGGGGGCAACGGCGGCTGGGGCAACAAGCACTTCGCCACCCCCACCCGCCAGGTGCCCCGGTTTGCCAAGGCGGGGCTCCCCGGCCAGGAGCGCCAGGTGGTACTGGAGCTGAAGCTGCTGGCCGACGTGGGGCTGGTGGGTTTCCCCAACGTGGGCAAGTCCACGCTGCTCTCCGTGGTGTCCAAGGCGCGGCCCAAGATTGCCGACTACCACTTCACCACCCTGTTCCCCAACCTGGGTGTGGTCTACGTGGAGGAGGGGGTCTCCTTCGTCATGGCCGACATCCCCGGCATCATCGAGGGCGCCCACGAGGGGGCCGGGCTGGGGCACGACTTTTTGCGGCACATCGACCGCTGCCGCCTGCTCATCCACATGGTGGACGTGTCGGGCAGCGAAGGCCGGGACCCAGTGGCCGATTTCGAGGCCATCAACGAGGAGCTCCGGCAGTACAGCCCCACGCTGGCCTCCCGCCGGATGCTGGTGGCGGGCAACAAGGCCGACATCGCCGGGGACCGGACGCTGGTGGACCGGCTGCGCGCCCACGTGGAGGCCCGGGGGATGCCCTTCTTTGAGATCTCCGCCGCCACCGGCCAGGGGGTGCGGGAGCTGGTCTTCGCCGCCGCCCGGGAGCTGGAGAACCTGCCCCCCATCGCCGTCTACGAGCCGGACTACGTACCCGCCCCGCCGGAGATCGACACCTCCGGGGAGGTCCGCATCGTCCACGAGGACGACACCTGGATCGTGGACGGGCCCTGGCTCCAGCGGCTCATGGCCAACGTCAACTTCGGGGACTACGAGTCGCGGAACTGGTTCGACCGGATGCTCCGGGAGTCCGGCCTTTTCGACCGGCTGGAGGCTATGGGCATTCAGGACGGAGACACCGTGTCCCTCTACAATCTGGAGTTCGAGTACCGGAGATAG
- the rpmA gene encoding 50S ribosomal protein L27: MLNIGLQFFAHKKGVGSTRNGRDSKAKRLGVKRGDGQFVLAGNVLVRQRGTHIHPGVNVGRGSDDTLFALKTGKVKFERLGKDRKQVSIIEEIAQ, translated from the coding sequence ATGCTGAATATCGGACTGCAGTTCTTCGCCCATAAAAAGGGCGTGGGCTCCACCCGCAACGGCCGCGATTCCAAGGCCAAGCGCCTGGGCGTGAAGCGGGGCGACGGCCAGTTTGTCCTGGCCGGCAACGTGCTGGTGCGCCAGCGCGGCACCCATATCCATCCCGGCGTCAACGTGGGCAGGGGCAGCGACGACACCCTGTTTGCCCTCAAGACCGGCAAGGTCAAGTTCGAGCGGCTGGGCAAGGACCGCAAGCAGGTCTCCATCATCGAGGAGATCGCGCAGTAA
- a CDS encoding ribosomal-processing cysteine protease Prp yields MIEVTFYSEGSRLTGFTVQGHSGLADPGEDVLCAAVTSAVRLAECAVNDVLGLEAAVKVKEKDASISLKLPGGLGQTNESTCQTLLTALMVYCVQLHEEYPENIIVLDMEV; encoded by the coding sequence GTGATCGAAGTCACATTTTATTCCGAGGGCAGCCGCCTGACGGGCTTCACCGTCCAGGGACACAGCGGGCTGGCCGATCCGGGGGAGGACGTCCTCTGCGCCGCAGTTACCAGCGCCGTCCGGCTTGCCGAGTGCGCCGTCAACGACGTGCTGGGGCTGGAGGCCGCCGTCAAGGTGAAGGAAAAGGACGCGTCCATCTCCCTCAAGCTCCCCGGCGGACTGGGACAGACCAACGAGAGCACCTGTCAGACCCTTCTGACCGCCCTGATGGTCTACTGCGTCCAGCTCCACGAGGAGTACCCTGAAAATATCATCGTCTTAGACATGGAGGTGTAA
- the rplU gene encoding 50S ribosomal protein L21 codes for MHAIIETGGKQYKVAEGDTLFIEKLNAEAGEAVTFDKVLAVVDGDKATFGTPVVEGAKVEANVVKNGKGKKVMIFKYNPKKGYRRRQGHRQPYTKVTIGKIEA; via the coding sequence ATGCATGCTATCATCGAGACCGGCGGAAAGCAGTACAAGGTGGCCGAGGGCGACACCCTCTTCATCGAAAAGCTGAACGCCGAGGCCGGCGAGGCCGTCACCTTCGACAAGGTCCTGGCTGTCGTGGACGGCGACAAGGCCACCTTCGGCACTCCCGTGGTGGAGGGCGCCAAGGTGGAGGCCAACGTAGTGAAGAACGGCAAGGGCAAGAAGGTCATGATCTTCAAGTACAATCCCAAAAAGGGCTACCGCCGCCGTCAGGGCCATCGTCAGCCCTACACCAAGGTGACCATCGGCAAGATCGAGGCTTAA
- a CDS encoding metallophosphoesterase has protein sequence MKAVVKRVEFPAGRRILAVSDIHGNLPWFRALLDKAGYTGDDILVLVGDLVEKGADSLATLRYIMELSAAHTVYALCGNCDNLAVDFAYGGGELGRDFYRFYLSVWKERALILQMAAEAGIRVEGPGDLPRLRERLLESFRPELAFLRGLPTILETGHFVFVHGGVPSYEAMEELDAWRCMKNDDFMSQGYSFPKYCVVGHWPVTLYRTDYPCCNPIIDRKRKIISIDGGCVLKSDGQLNALVIPEGDSRDFSWVSYDDCPVGVALDRQAESADPVIVHWTDHDVEVLERGAEFSLCRHTATGRTLPVLTKYLRRRGEQEWCEDTSDYRLAVEPGDRLSIVEETSRGRLVKKDGVTGWYFGRLKGPEREEKIREND, from the coding sequence ATGAAGGCAGTGGTCAAGCGGGTGGAGTTCCCCGCCGGACGGCGGATTTTGGCCGTCAGCGACATCCACGGCAACCTGCCCTGGTTCCGGGCCCTGCTGGACAAGGCGGGCTACACCGGGGACGACATTCTAGTGCTGGTGGGAGACCTGGTGGAGAAGGGGGCGGACAGCCTGGCCACCCTGCGGTATATCATGGAGCTCTCCGCCGCCCACACGGTGTACGCCCTGTGCGGCAACTGCGACAATCTGGCTGTGGACTTTGCCTACGGCGGCGGGGAGCTGGGCCGGGACTTCTACCGGTTTTACCTCAGCGTGTGGAAGGAGCGGGCCCTTATTTTGCAGATGGCGGCCGAGGCCGGCATCCGGGTAGAGGGCCCGGGGGACCTGCCCCGACTGCGGGAAAGGCTGCTGGAGTCCTTCCGGCCCGAGCTGGCGTTCCTGCGGGGCCTGCCCACCATTTTAGAGACCGGGCACTTTGTCTTTGTCCACGGCGGGGTGCCCTCCTACGAGGCCATGGAGGAGCTGGACGCCTGGCGGTGCATGAAGAACGACGACTTCATGAGCCAGGGGTACTCCTTCCCCAAATACTGCGTGGTGGGACACTGGCCCGTCACCCTCTACCGGACGGATTACCCCTGCTGCAACCCCATCATCGACCGGAAGCGAAAGATCATCAGCATCGACGGCGGCTGCGTCCTCAAAAGCGACGGCCAGCTCAATGCCCTGGTGATTCCGGAGGGGGACAGCCGGGACTTTTCCTGGGTGAGCTACGACGACTGCCCGGTGGGAGTGGCTCTGGACCGGCAGGCGGAGAGCGCCGACCCGGTCATCGTCCACTGGACCGACCACGATGTGGAGGTGCTGGAACGGGGAGCGGAGTTCTCCCTGTGCCGCCACACCGCCACCGGACGGACCCTCCCGGTACTGACCAAATACTTGCGCAGGCGGGGGGAGCAGGAGTGGTGCGAGGACACCAGCGATTACCGCCTGGCGGTGGAGCCGGGGGACCGGCTGTCCATCGTGGAGGAGACCTCCCGGGGCCGCCTGGTAAAAAAGGACGGAGTCACCGGGTGGTACTTCGGGCGCCTGAAGGGACCGGAAAGGGAAGAAAAGATCCGGGAAAATGATTGA
- the prmA gene encoding 50S ribosomal protein L11 methyltransferase: protein MDPIWLEVTVETTEPELETLAARLTMNGATGLVIEDEEDFKTFLEQNRQYWDYVDDQLLERMKGAARVKFYVTDDADGKKQLETWMAGIDAPYATARLREEDWATSWQKYYKPMSVGERLYIVPEWEKGEPVPAGRTPLYLNPGLIFGTGSHASTRLCLEGVETYVRPGGRVLDLGCGSGILSIAALLLGAEEAAGVDIDPKAVGVAYENAAMNGIGAGRYTVRAGDVLSDRALAAELAQKRYQLVLANIVADVIIPLSAQVPGLLEPGGMFLCSGIIDTRADEVRTALVSHGLRVTEKKERDGWVAFAATR from the coding sequence ATGGACCCGATCTGGCTGGAGGTGACGGTGGAGACCACCGAGCCCGAACTGGAGACCCTGGCCGCCCGCCTCACCATGAACGGGGCCACAGGCCTGGTCATCGAGGACGAGGAGGACTTCAAGACCTTTCTGGAACAGAACCGGCAGTACTGGGACTATGTGGACGACCAGCTCCTGGAGCGCATGAAGGGGGCGGCGCGGGTCAAGTTCTACGTCACCGACGACGCGGATGGGAAAAAGCAGTTGGAGACTTGGATGGCGGGCATCGACGCCCCCTATGCTACCGCCCGGCTTCGAGAGGAGGACTGGGCCACTAGCTGGCAGAAATACTACAAGCCCATGTCCGTGGGGGAGCGGCTCTACATCGTGCCCGAGTGGGAGAAGGGGGAGCCGGTCCCGGCGGGGCGCACCCCCCTCTACCTGAACCCCGGCCTCATCTTCGGCACCGGTAGCCACGCCTCCACCCGCCTGTGCCTGGAGGGGGTGGAGACCTACGTCCGCCCGGGCGGGCGGGTGCTGGATCTGGGCTGCGGCAGCGGCATCCTCTCCATCGCCGCCCTACTGCTGGGCGCGGAGGAAGCCGCGGGGGTGGACATCGACCCCAAGGCCGTGGGCGTGGCCTATGAAAACGCCGCCATGAACGGCATCGGCGCCGGCCGCTATACCGTCCGTGCGGGGGACGTGCTCAGCGACCGGGCCCTGGCTGCCGAGCTGGCCCAAAAGCGATACCAACTGGTATTGGCCAACATCGTGGCCGACGTCATCATCCCCCTCTCCGCCCAAGTGCCGGGCCTGCTGGAGCCCGGCGGGATGTTCCTGTGCTCCGGCATCATCGACACCCGGGCCGACGAGGTCCGCACCGCCCTGGTGAGCCACGGGCTTCGGGTGACGGAGAAGAAGGAGCGGGACGGCTGGGTGGCCTTTGCCGCCACACGGTAA
- a CDS encoding DegV family protein produces the protein MSQFVIVTDSSADLSHEMVQALGVEVLPLAFTMEGKTYYNYTDNRDMAPKEFYRRLAAGAVATTNAVNVGQAIEGIEPLLQAGKDVLTLAFSSGLSATYSSMQIAVDELAEKYPERKVYAVDTLCASLGQGLILYLAAGLQKQGKSIEEVRDWVEANKLHICHWFTVDDLMYLKRGGRVSAATAVVGTMLQIKPVMHVDDEGHLINVSKARGRKASLDALVKKVGETATDPASQTMFISHSDCEADARYVADQIQAKYGAKEIILNYIGPVIGAHTGPGCVALFFVGGTR, from the coding sequence ATGAGCCAATTTGTCATTGTCACCGACTCGTCCGCCGACCTGAGCCACGAGATGGTTCAGGCGCTGGGAGTGGAGGTGCTGCCCCTGGCCTTTACCATGGAGGGCAAGACCTACTACAATTACACGGATAACCGCGACATGGCCCCCAAGGAGTTTTACCGCCGGCTGGCGGCCGGCGCCGTGGCCACCACCAACGCCGTCAATGTAGGGCAGGCCATCGAGGGCATCGAGCCCCTGCTCCAGGCCGGGAAGGATGTGCTGACGCTGGCCTTTTCCTCCGGCCTGTCCGCCACCTACAGCTCCATGCAGATCGCCGTGGACGAATTGGCTGAAAAGTACCCGGAGCGGAAGGTGTACGCCGTGGACACCCTGTGCGCCTCCCTGGGCCAGGGGCTTATCCTCTATCTGGCCGCGGGGCTTCAGAAGCAGGGAAAAAGCATCGAGGAGGTCCGGGACTGGGTCGAGGCGAACAAGCTCCACATCTGCCACTGGTTCACCGTGGATGACCTGATGTACCTGAAGCGGGGGGGCCGGGTCTCCGCCGCCACCGCCGTGGTGGGCACCATGCTCCAGATCAAGCCGGTCATGCACGTGGACGATGAGGGGCATCTCATTAACGTCAGCAAGGCCCGGGGCCGGAAGGCCTCCCTGGACGCTCTGGTGAAAAAGGTGGGGGAGACCGCCACCGACCCGGCGAGCCAGACCATGTTCATCAGCCACAGCGACTGCGAGGCCGACGCCCGGTATGTGGCCGATCAGATCCAGGCCAAGTACGGCGCCAAAGAGATCATCCTCAACTACATCGGGCCGGTCATCGGCGCCCACACCGGGCCGGGCTGCGTGGCGCTCTTCTTCGTGGGAGGGACGCGCTGA
- a CDS encoding DUF1836 domain-containing protein codes for MDELKELKERLSQERPAQWRDLPDIGLYMDQVVSYMPRQLISYAGRDALTPAMVNNYIKDGLLPRADGKKYGRTHLAYLTAICALKRVLSVRETKALLHAAAEGEEDWALYAKFLGQMDMALERTADALDPDTPREELAGLALSLALRSYADQLACQRILDLIAPQEATKAERKRRVKEG; via the coding sequence GTGGACGAACTGAAGGAATTGAAGGAACGGCTCAGTCAGGAGCGGCCCGCCCAGTGGCGGGACCTGCCCGATATCGGGCTGTATATGGACCAGGTCGTCTCCTACATGCCCCGGCAGCTCATCTCCTATGCCGGGAGAGATGCTCTCACCCCGGCCATGGTCAACAACTACATCAAGGACGGACTGCTACCCCGGGCGGACGGGAAAAAATACGGCCGCACTCACCTGGCCTATCTCACCGCCATCTGCGCCCTTAAGCGGGTGCTCTCCGTCCGGGAGACCAAGGCCCTGCTCCACGCCGCCGCCGAGGGGGAGGAGGACTGGGCCCTGTACGCCAAATTTTTGGGCCAGATGGATATGGCTCTGGAGCGCACTGCCGACGCCCTGGACCCGGACACCCCCCGGGAGGAGCTGGCCGGGCTGGCCCTGAGTCTGGCTCTGCGCAGCTACGCCGACCAACTGGCCTGCCAGCGCATCCTGGACCTGATCGCGCCCCAGGAAGCCACCAAGGCGGAGCGGAAGCGGCGGGTCAAAGAGGGGTAG